From Triticum aestivum cultivar Chinese Spring chromosome 7B, IWGSC CS RefSeq v2.1, whole genome shotgun sequence:
CACTCGAGGAGCCCTCACAAAAAAATAAAATTACTGCTCAAAAGTACACATAACTTTGAACACTGATTTTTTTTTGTGAGGGTTCCACGAATGTTTTTTGATGCTAAAACTTGCATGAACATGGAATGTTTGATCATATTTGATCCCCCagagtttcagattttttttttattttttttcatattgttTTGAATTTAGTGTTCATGAGGGTGCCCCTGCACCCGGGAGCTGAAAATCCAGTGTATTTAGTACTACTAGTTTGATCAGTGCGAGTCTCAGTCGAATATTTATCCTGGCTTTTGCTTGGTGCTGGTTCAGCGTGTGCAGGTTGTTCAGCAGGTTCACTGAACTCTGCATCAGCAAAATGTTCATCTGAAACCCACACTCCGATTAGTTCCAACTGCGGCGGGCGGCAGGCGGCGCAAGTGCCCTGGGGGCTGGGGCGGGCCGCCGGCATCTAGCATCGGGCATAGACGCACCAGCGACGGCGCTCGCCGTGCAGGGATTAATGATGCCGCATTAATTGCGCCAAGTAGAAACCGGATTCACCAAGCCTCTCTACCGGGGTCGAAACGGTTTCCCACCACCATACCGTGTACGTATCTCCAGAGTAGGAGTACGTTATAATCCCCTGCCTTTTCTGGCTAATCACGGCCTCAAGTGCTGTTTTAAACCGCAGCCAGCAGCCTGCAGCATCGTTTGTTTGGCGCTAAGCCAGACTGATGCAAGATTACGGACCTTAATAAGCCTAGTGCCTACTGCCTACTGCCTAGGCACTAGGTAGCACATGGCGGCCGGCGCGTTCGGGAGAGACGGACgaatccgcctccgcctccgcctccgcccccggCGCACAGAAGCCTGCGTCGCGTACTCTATCTATATATACCGGCCGCTTCGCCGGAGAGCTCCATCCAGCCAGCCAAGCCAAGCCAAGCGGGTCTGATcggaggagcagaggaagaagcAAAGCACGCGCACCGCAGGTCTGCAGCCACGCCCACGATGCCTTGCCGCAAGGTCCCCATGAGGCTCATCGAGAAGGCGCTGGCGCGCGCCGAGACGCACGCCAGGAGGACCAAGGGGCTGCAGAAGAAGGCGTCGGAGCTCGCCACGCTCTGCGCGGTCCCGGTCGCGCTCGTCTGCTCCGCCGGCGCGGGGGCTCCGCCGCTCGTGTGGGAGTCGGAGGAGGGAGTGCTCGAAAGGTACCGGCGCGCCGTCCCGGCGGAGACCCGCGCGCGGCACACGCACCGGTGCTACATGGAGACGGAGCTGGGCAAGGAGAGGGCCAAGCTCGCCCGGACGCGGCACGGCTGCCCCGGCGCGCTCGCAGACTGGGACGCCGCGCTCAACGACATGACGCTGGAGGAGGCGCGCGGGCTGCTCGAGACCATCGACACGGTGCTGCGGGCCACGGGAGACAGGATGGAGGCGCTGGGCATACCTGCCGACGGCGGCCACGGCCCGCTCCAGGGTTCTTCCCACGGCGCCCTCATGCCGCAGAAGCTCGGGCACGGTGGCGGCAACCCCGTAGACATGGACGCCGCCGGCTTCCAGCAGCTGCAGATGGTATCGTTCCACGCTGGGAACAACGAGGGCCTACTCGAGCAATTCTCATGGGACGACCCCTTCCAGACGCAGCCAGGGTGCGGCGGCTTCCAATGCGTCGGCGGCAACTACTCGGCCGGCGGCGACGCGATGCTCTCGCCAGGCGTCGCCAATGCTGACTACAACTACTCGGCCGGCGGCGACGAGATGCTCACGCTAGACCTCGCCAATGCTGACTACAACTACTCGGCCGGCGGTGACGAGATGCTCACGCTAGGCCTCGCCAATGCTGACTACAACTACTCGGGCGGCAGCGACGAGATGCTCGCGCCGGCCTTCGTCAATGCTGACTACAACAACTCCTCCAGCGGCGGCGAGATGCTCGCGCCTGGCTTTGGCAATGCTGACTACGACTGGACTGACCTGACCATGTGGGCCAACGACGAGCTGTGCGATGCAGTCATGACACATGGGTGCTACCCTGACTTCGCCGACGGTACTCTGCCGCCCCATTACTCCGCTCAGGTCATCACCGGCGGGGACTACGTCAACACACCACCACCTGGCGGGTACGGGTACCCCATGGCCATGGGCGTGGGCGACAACTTCACTAATCTCGACCGCGACTACACGGCGCACTCGCAGTTCCAGCGCTTCGACACAAGCAGTCTGTTGCTAGGGGCAATGCAGTCATAATTTTGGAGCTAGAATATTCTCACGCATTTGAAGCTAGAATTTTGCAGATTTATAAATTTACCTGTATTACGTCCATCATTTGTACGGGAAATTTGAAACATTAACCATCAGTTATTATGGAACTTTCACGAAAAGAGGATGAGCTCTTCACAATGTCTTTTTTTTTGGactaggtaattgcccgtgcgttgcaacggaacaTATGCATATTCTGGTGATTCAACATTAATCATGTTTATGATATACCTTTGAAATCCTCCACATCTGATGGAAATTGCACTACATATTAAATAAACATATTGCCCTTTGATATTTCAAGCTAACAATAATGTGTATAAATAATTTTCTAGTGTCACAAAATCAAAGATTATTCCAAGCTTTCAGCTTGCTTTCTAAGTTTCTCAATTTGCCGTTTCGTGTTATGTCATTCCAACATTCCCCTCAAACACAAGGATTATTGACGGACAATGCCTTGTGTTTGTGGAGTTAAACTGGATATATAAAGAGATATATACCTTGGCCAATTAGCCACGCCATCACCGATGCACTTCCGCCGTCGCCTTGCAACACTGCTCGTCGCTTCATCTTTCGATTAATTACAGGATACTTTGCATGGCCATAATGCATGCATATTCAGAGTTCCAATCATGGATACCAAGTTTCTTCAACCTCGTTTTCTCTGATGATAACACCTTCTGCAACCAAATCAGCATTCGGGTGATTCTACAACAATGATCCCTTTGTAACGTGCTGCACATATGTCTAAAAAAAGTGTgggaaatttcttgaggaaagtAGCAATCCTAGTGTtcactctctttttttttgcggggaatccTAGTGTTCACTCTGATAAGTAGTTGGACCCAGGAGGTGCAAAATTTCTTGTACAAATGTCTAGAATATGTCACTAATTTACTTATATTCTTACTCGAAATATCTTTTGTACTTGTTGATCAACACATGCAAACACACTAAACTAACATCGAGTTCGGCCACGACCGGTTGCCCATGCGTGGTCAGGACTCACAACTGAATGGTGAATGGTCCACGACGACTCAAACGCCGAACATGCTGGGCGTCAATGGTCCACGACGACTCAAACGCAGAACATGCTGACGCTGGGGTTAATGGTCCACGACCCCAAGGAGAACACACTGGTGATGAGGTAACCATTGAAGGTAATGAGAGCATCTCAAAAATCTTCAAAGCTTAGCCACCAAAGAAGGAGAGGAAGGGACATAAAAGATGATTTGTCAACCTGGAAACGAAGACATTGCTCCAGTTCGACGTCACCTAGGCCCGCTGCCGGTATTTCCCTCATGCCCTGACCGCTGCTTGATCTGCCATGATGCCACGCAAGAGAGGAAACGAGATGGGAGAGGATAGGGTTTGGTCGGTGGACTACTGGCATCTGCATGGCTCCTGGGGTCGAGGGAGGCTGAGAAGAGGGAATGGCTAGAGGAAGAAAAAACCAGGAGAGATTTGGTAAGAGCAATTTTAGAGTGGAAGGAAATAGGAGATTGACCTGAATTAATTGTGTTATTATGCGTTTCCAAATAAGAGATTGATTGGTATACGTGAATTGATTGAATTGCCGATTACCAAGGATTGATCGCGAGGAGAGAAAATCGCTCGAGGGGATGGACGAAGGGCTGGGAAGGTAAGAGGGGAGAGGGAACGCTccgtttcttttaggtagtagagataaaTCTTCACAGTTCACAAAGTTCATGCTCATAAACTCCACAAGAGTAGAAACAATCGGTGTCGAATacgcatgtactccctccattcctaaatatttgtctttttagtcatttcaaatggactacaacatacggacaGAATCATTTTTAGTTAAACAAATGTGCCTGTCATGTCTTATAGACAAGCACGTTTACCTCCTCGGTGCGTAAACACCCGATATGAAATAATAGTGATtgaaaaaaagtcaaaaaattccAAAACCTTTTTCTATAATAAATTTGACCTTCAGTCATATTCATATAAAAAGTTTGTCCTAGGAAATAAATTCCATGATGTTGTTGTGAGAAAAACAACAACACTATATACAAGTTACTATTGACACTTTTTCCTTGAGATTTTGTTTTTTAGCCCTGAAGTCGGCGTGAAGTTTTTCCTTAGTGAAACTTTTTATACGAGTACAacagaaggtcaagtttattttaaaaattgttttcaGTTTTTTACTTTTCTTGAAATTTTCCTATATCAGGTGTATATACAAGAAATACCCTTTGGTTGTTTGGTGTACATACACTTGACATGGGAAAAAGAATAGAAatattaaaaaaatcagaaactttttttAACAAACTTGACCTACTGTTGTACTCGtataaaaaatttcatgaagaaaAAGAAATCTGTCAAAAAACAAAATCACAAGGACAAGAAGTGTGAATAGTAAGTTGTATACAATGTTGATTTTTTGTTTTTCCAACCAACAATACCATGGAGTCTTTTCCCTGGCCAAACATTTTATACGAATACAACAACATGTCAAGTTTATTTCACAAAAAGTTTTGGAATGTTCTGACTATTTTCATAGTTACTATTTTTTTTATTTAGGGCGTATATACACCCAGAAACCAAATGTGCTTGTCCAGTCTGATGGGAGGACAAAAAAGTGCAAATTGGAGCCGAAGAGAACCGAAGACATTGATTATTActccttcgtttttatttactccgcatattaaaGTTGACTGGAGTCAAACTTTCTacagtttgaccaagtttatagaaaaaatataaatatttaccataacaaatctatatgatgtggaagtacatttgATAATGAATCTAATGCTGtcgatttgttattgtatatgttaatatttttgtctataaactttatcaaagtttacaaagtttgactttgaccaaatctaatacgcagactaaataaaaacggaggaagtacaaaCTGTGCACAAGAAAACTATGAGAAAATGAAATGCGTTGGTAAATGGAAATTAAACTCCAAGCGGGCACTAGCATATGCCAATTGATGGCGACTAcatatactccttccgttcctaaatatttgtctttttagagatttcaaatgaactaccacatacgaatatatatagacatattttagagtgtagattcactcattttgcttcgtatgtagtcacttgttgagatctctataaagacaaatatttaggaacggatggagtatattaCAAAGTGTGCACAAAGCAAATACGTAACATGTCCAAAAGAGGAAATACAACATTATACGGCGTAGACCAACTGATAGTCTCAGCCATTAGCGTACACCAGAGCTAGGCACGATTGGCGTATTGCTAGTTGAGCCGGGCGACCTATTTGGTGCTTGTAAACTTTATTACTCCGTAGTGAACAAGGAGACGCATGCAAACGTTTGCCCCTCAGTCGATCCAGCCCTAGAAGCTTTCctgataaataaataaaaatcgatcCCGGTCAGCTATTGCTCTTCGTACTAGGCCGTTTCCGCGCGCGATGCTTCAACTGGTGCCGTGAACCGTGCCGAAAGTACGTACACAATGCTTATCCCCTGATCAACGACAGCTCCATCCGCGAGGCGAAGGGGCAGACCGTGAGCTGCCACGGCGAGCACTGTCGCCGCATGTAGAGGTAGCCGTTGGGCCCGACCCGTATCGGCCCCATGTAAGCGTCGGCGATGTAGAGGTAGTCGGACTCGTAGTGGAACCGTGGGCGACGCAGACGGTGGTGGCTCTGGCTTGGGACGGCCCTCGTGTCGGTGTCGCCGATGGCGACGCACATCAGCACCATTGCCACGGCGAGCGAGGCCGTCAGCAGCACGAGCTTCGTCGCGCGCGCCATGTCTGCCCTAGTAGTAGTACAATACGTAGTACAGTAATACGTGCGCGTGCGTCCGTTGTGAGGATGAGAGAAACACCGAAGGCATCTCTGTTTTTATTGATGGTGCGTGCGTCGTGCTTCTTCCGCTAGCGCACGGTTCGGTGAGCCGATTTTTTGTCAAAATAGACCACCTGTCGAACGAAATTGACAAAAAAGACCTTCTTTAAGACGAAGTGACAAAAAGGACCCCCTCGACCGTGGCGGCAGGCCAgccaggcgacacgtggcacctgccgccacggtgCGAGGCGGCAGGGCGGCAGGGCCTGCCGCCACGGGGCCAGGCAGCGTGTTAGTCAGAACGGGATTCTCGCGCTCGCGACGGAACGGCAACGGCAGTGGGGCCTGGCCGCCTGGTagcatggcggcagcccgttcccTCGCTGGATTCCCGCTCGCTACCCGCCGTGGTTTTCTACACGCGCTGTTTCCTAGACCTGCACTGATTCGGAAAGCCCACTGATTCCTAGTCGGCTACTCCAGTTTTGTATATTAAGATTAGATCTAATATCCTTAATGATGTACGTAATTAGGTAAAAATAATATCATCTGAGAAGCAAAGGAGGAGATGACGTGATTGAAGAAATTGTCCGTTGATATATTACTGATGACGGATATATTTTGGGACTATTGTGACGCTTAATTTTATTCGGAACAACATCTATACTAAACCTAAGGTATAAATGAAGCCTTGTAATGTTGTGAATATCTTTTGTATTTATGTATTGTTGTGAATGATGTTACTGCTGCTACTAATATTTGTCGTATTATTATTTGTATGTAAACGATAATTATTGGATGGTAtgtaaaaaatattaaaatcaaaagaTATTTAATGTCTTACTCATATGGTATTAAAATATTATTATCACACTTATATTTAaagtctaagaaaatgatactaaAAACAAACCGATTACTATCACACTACATCCACGCGGATGTTTGTCACCgctattgggagacgaggacgctgCTTCCTTGGAGAAATGTTCGCCTGCCCAATAATTGGCATTTGTCCGTGGACCGGGTGCCGATCCCGTCGGTCTCGATGTTCACCTGCCCATGACATGTTGAAGGAGCCGGTCCTTCTTTGTCGGCACCTCATCGGGGCTGCGGCGGCCACGTGAGCGCTGCGCACGTGCTCCGAGCCCTCCCCACATgcgcgggcgtacgcgggtgcgcgACATCACGCCGGCGCCGTCGCCTTCGCCCTCTCCGTcgctaccaccacctcctcgcatgacagaggAGGAGGCCCGGCTCCTTCAACGTGTCATGGAATATTCTATGAACACGCATGATGAGCGCCAATGGGAGAGCCTGGAGACCATGATCGCCACTCTGCGACCGGCGACATAGCCATGTCGGAGCTAGAGATGAGGGACGTCAAGGAGGAGGTGAGGGAGAAGGTGCTGGCGCCTCCCACCTTCCAGGAGCGCAAGAAGTCGCCACAGGGtgaggtggtgcaggcgcttccCACCTTCCAGGAGCCTCCCGCCTTACAGGGACCGacccacctctggacgccgccggccTACATCGACCTCACTGGCGACgaggacgacaacgacgacgcGTGAGGAGACAACGACGGGCACGGCAGGAGCGCGGGCGgcgcttttcttttgttttttatgttaattatgtcTATGTGAACTCCTGAATGGGGTCGTTCTGGGACGTGATGTTTAATTATGTTCTTATATTTTTATGTTTgtgtttattttaatttttttcgctattttattgagtttttgtgaattttttataTCACGTCCACCCCAAACATGATATGGGTTTCGGCCACATGTTGGGTGCACCGACACGGCAACAGTCCCAAGCGGATATAGACGACACCATTGCTGCCCCAAATAGATGAAAGCAGGTCAAAACGGACGTCTGTTTAAAATCATGCGCTGAAGTTGGCCTTAATGTTGTCGCATCGTGGTAATCACGCAGTGCATTGCCGCCTTCAATTAATGCTAAAAAGACGAAACATTGGGAATCAGTGACCCATCGCATCCGTCAAGCCAAATCAACAGCGCAGGCTGTTGGCCCGTGTAGAAAAGCACGGCGGGAGCGAGCGGGAATCCAGCGAAGTAACAGGGCTGCCGTCAGCCCGCGAGGCGGCAAGGCCCAGCCGGCACAATCGTGCCGCCGTGCTACGAGGCGGCCGGGCCCCACTATCATTGCCGTTCCGTCGCGAGCGCGAGAATCCTGTTCTGCCCAGAATGCCACCTGGCCCCGTGGCGGCCTGCCGCCTCGCgctgtggcggcaggtgccacgtgccGCCTGCCGGGCCTGCCGCCACGGCTAAGGGGGTCTTTTTTGTCACTTTGTTTTAGAGGGGTTCTTTTTTGGCAATTTCATTCGACATGTGGTCTTCTTTGACAAAAAATCCGGTGAGCCTGGCTGAGTCCAAATCTGGCTACGAGTTGGAACCGGTGGTCCAGTCCGTTGCGTGCACAGCCTAGAAAGGAAACAAGCGCACTGCGCCTCGGATTCAACAGAAGAAGAATCACGTGAAGCAATCACAGGTTTCGTTCCTCTTCTTAAAGAGTTGGCTTAGCTTAGCACGAAGGCTGTATGACAGCACGAACAGCAAGAACCATACTCATGACTCGATATCAAATGATGCAGCTATATATACCAACATGCCCTGCCGTCCCATTGATGGTTCGATCACTGAAGCCGCAGACTACCTTTGGTTTATCAAATCTTACTGTTCAAGGAGTTGTATATATATAGCGAGAAATGGTTGACGTTGATCTTATAAATGTTAGGTCTTCGCGAGATACTAGTAAGCCAAATAAACGATATGCATTTTTATGAATGGCGACGCAGCCATGATGCTCTAGGACTGATACTGTGGTTCCCTGTTTAGAGTCACAGACATGTCAGACGTTGATGGTGTGACCTTCATCCCCAAAGAGTGCTTTTTTTTAAGCCGGGACCGTAGAACAATCGTTCTGCTGTATAATTTCATTCATAAAAGTATATGtacagcaaaaaaagaaaagaagaaaaaaagagggaaCTAAGTTAACCAATTCCTCCTTTTGGAAACATCATGGGATCGACCAGAGAACTAGAAGCCTGCTTCAATCCAGTCTATGTAAGCTTGTTTATTCTTCAACTTGATCTTATGATGTAGAAGAACTAGATCTTTCTTGAGGAGTATTTTCCAAGTCATGGTATTGGGATCAATATGTCTAAAGATCTCGCCATTTCTGTGCATCCAGATCTGCCAGCATGCCATGATGATAAAATTCAGGCATACCTCCTTTGGTAGTTGATCCAGAGCTAGCAACGTCTCATAAAGTACACTTGTGTCTCTTTGTTTGTGTGGTATAATCATATCCCAGCATCTCAGTGCGAAGGGGCAGTCCTAGAATAAGTGTTGAGCAGATTCCTCAACCCGATCGTTGCAGAGCTCACATACATAGGTGGGGAGATGGAAAGATTTTCTGTGCAACAGGCCTCTTGTGTTGACCCGGTCATGGAGCAACAACCAGAAGAAGATTTTATATCTCAACAGAACAACAGCAGACCGGATCTTCTTAAAAACTGGGTGAGCATTTTCCCCTTTGATGAGAATATTGTAGGCTTTTGGATGGTGAGAAGATGGTTGAGTTCCAAATGTACTTCCACTGATCAACATTGTCTCTGAGATTAACTTGTTCTAGACAAATTCTGGCTTGATGAAACTGTGAAAAAGCTAGATTGGACAGGGGCAAGTGAAAAAGATCTTGGAATGTGATGGAATCTGTAGCTTCTTTAATGGAGAGAAGTTCATCCTTTGCAAAAGAGAACAAGTGTGGGAATTGCAGTTTGAGTGAAGTAGGGCCCCATTTATCATGCCAAAAGAAAACCAAAGTACCTTGCCCTACAGTGCAATGAGCCATATCTTTGAAGATGGAAAGGAGTTTGATGATGGacttccaccagaaagatccaacGGGTCTGCCAGTTGGTGCACTGCTCCCATAGTAAGTGTCCCAAATCAAGTTAACCCAAGGAAGATCCTGCTTATTCATGAACTTATGAAGGTGCTTTAGAAGAAGAGCTTTATTGTGAATAGAGATATCCAACACCCCCaatccaccactacaaaaaaaagacacatccgtgacattttgggccgaacaaaaaaaattctgtcatacatatgacacttctatgacgataattgtgacaaaacccggtatcatcatagatgtggtgggctcctacttctatgacaaaaaatcatgatagaaaatgggctttttatcCTGGGAgggcggagacgcagctgcatgacattctttgggccgtccatgacgggaaaaaccgtggtagaagcgagggggaggaaaattttggggagttgccggttacggtgggaggtcgggggtggagcgatgcgcgtttctctcgtacgtacgcgcgtgtgtgcgaggcgttggctctaactgaagccgagcgaggcattgggctctaactgaacccgagcgattgcaccgcaggctacgcgttactgaacccgagcgatcgatcgatggctgttaactgaacccgatggagcgattccttcactactgctgctaactgaagccgatcgatgctgcctctgggatgaacagtgagcgttgcgggagggggggattggatgaatagtgagcggtggcgttgcctctggatgaacaggaacccgtggtgtggagggctggatgaacagtagacggtggatgggtggccgtggaggggtggttgaacaggaccccatggtgtgg
This genomic window contains:
- the LOC123162211 gene encoding uncharacterized protein, with protein sequence MPCRKVPMRLIEKALARAETHARRTKGLQKKASELATLCAVPVALVCSAGAGAPPLVWESEEGVLERYRRAVPAETRARHTHRCYMETELGKERAKLARTRHGCPGALADWDAALNDMTLEEARGLLETIDTVLRATGDRMEALGIPADGGHGPLQGSSHGALMPQKLGHGGGNPVDMDAAGFQQLQMVSFHAGNNEGLLEQFSWDDPFQTQPGCGGFQCVGGNYSAGGDAMLSPGVANADYNYSAGGDEMLTLDLANADYNYSAGGDEMLTLGLANADYNYSGGSDEMLAPAFVNADYNNSSSGGEMLAPGFGNADYDWTDLTMWANDELCDAVMTHGCYPDFADGTLPPHYSAQVITGGDYVNTPPPGGYGYPMAMGVGDNFTNLDRDYTAHSQFQRFDTSSLLLGAMQS